Proteins encoded within one genomic window of Polyangium spumosum:
- a CDS encoding saccharopine dehydrogenase family protein — protein sequence MTIEREYDVVLFGASGFTGRLVAQYLAETSRKTPLRWAIAGRNAEKLDEVRREVASLLPEGTSLPVIEASSDDAAALGRMARATKVVITTVGPYARYGEPLVEACIREGADYVDLTGEPSFVNRLIERHDAAARAAGVRIVNCCGFDSIPHDLGVLYTVEKLPRGEAITMEGFVRTTGSFSGGTWQSLLNEMGGAGFAAAGKAPPWAKDPLPGGRVVEELRPRVRKEPEMGGWACPMPSIDPQIVVRSARALDLYGPDFRYGHNLVFKSPLALAGVAVGMGAIVGLAQIGPARKLLSRLRPSGEGPSAEQRAKSRFQVTFRGQTSSRRVLTRVSGGDPGYGETSKMIAESALCLAFDKEKLPPHVGVVTPAMAMGDALIERLHAAGIRFEVLEA from the coding sequence ATGACGATCGAGCGCGAATACGACGTGGTCCTCTTCGGCGCGAGTGGCTTCACCGGCCGCCTCGTGGCCCAGTACCTCGCCGAGACGTCGAGGAAGACACCCCTGCGCTGGGCCATCGCCGGCCGCAACGCGGAGAAGCTCGACGAGGTGCGCCGCGAGGTCGCCTCCCTCCTGCCCGAGGGCACGAGCCTGCCCGTGATCGAGGCGAGCTCCGACGACGCCGCCGCGCTCGGGCGCATGGCCCGCGCCACCAAGGTCGTGATCACCACCGTCGGCCCGTATGCCCGGTACGGCGAGCCCCTCGTCGAGGCCTGCATCCGCGAGGGCGCCGATTACGTCGACCTCACGGGCGAGCCGAGCTTCGTGAACCGGCTGATCGAGCGGCACGACGCCGCGGCCCGCGCGGCGGGCGTGCGTATCGTGAATTGCTGCGGCTTCGACAGCATCCCGCACGACCTCGGCGTGCTTTACACCGTGGAGAAGCTCCCCCGGGGCGAGGCCATCACCATGGAGGGCTTCGTGCGCACGACGGGCTCGTTCTCGGGCGGCACGTGGCAATCGCTGCTGAACGAAATGGGCGGCGCGGGCTTCGCCGCGGCCGGCAAGGCGCCGCCGTGGGCGAAGGATCCCCTGCCGGGGGGGCGTGTCGTCGAGGAGCTGCGCCCGCGCGTGCGCAAGGAGCCCGAGATGGGCGGCTGGGCTTGCCCGATGCCGTCGATCGACCCGCAGATCGTCGTGCGCAGCGCCCGCGCGCTCGACCTGTATGGCCCCGATTTCCGGTATGGCCACAACCTCGTCTTCAAGTCGCCCTTGGCCCTCGCGGGTGTCGCGGTCGGGATGGGCGCCATCGTTGGCCTCGCGCAGATAGGCCCGGCGCGCAAGTTGCTCTCGCGGCTGCGCCCCTCGGGCGAGGGCCCGAGCGCCGAGCAACGCGCGAAGAGCCGCTTCCAGGTGACGTTCCGCGGGCAGACCTCGAGCCGCCGCGTGCTCACGCGCGTGAGCGGCGGGGATCCCGGTTATGGCGAGACTTCGAAGATGATCGCGGAGAGCGCGCTTTGCCTGGCGTTCGACAAGGAGAAGCTCCCGCCGCACGTCGGCGTCGTGACCCCGGCGATGGCGATGGGGGACGCGCTGATCGAGCGCCTGCACGCGGCGGGGATCCGGTTCGAGGTGCTGGAAGCCTGA
- a CDS encoding AI-2E family transporter, with translation MDKRASSRTDVLLKIAAFVVVVAALRAAGGVLVPFMMALLLAVVSAPPLAWLERRRVPEPVAATLVLLANIAVLTLGATVVAGSATDFGEAVPRYQARIDVLAADLTSWLATHRIHVRTSAIGQMISPGTMLSFGAGMVRDLAGLVSNVFIVLIILGFMLFESRAFSRKLRALAGARGGYVGLFPGIVDDVQNYLFIKTIISIAVGLLAGLIVYVLGVDFALLWGLVAFLLNYIPNVGAIIASVPPVFFALLSHGPGRALAVSAGFLVVHMVLGNILEPAWMGRRLGLSATVVFLSLLFWGYVWGPAGMFLSVPLTMVARILLEGSEKTRWMAMMLDSSAPPDPQPEPKAAGGDVVVEEPKDT, from the coding sequence TTGGACAAGCGCGCTTCGTCTCGCACCGACGTCCTCCTGAAGATCGCCGCCTTCGTGGTCGTCGTCGCGGCCTTGCGCGCGGCGGGGGGCGTGCTCGTGCCGTTCATGATGGCGCTCCTGCTCGCCGTCGTCAGCGCGCCGCCGCTCGCGTGGCTCGAGCGCAGGCGCGTGCCCGAGCCCGTCGCGGCCACCCTCGTGCTGCTCGCGAACATCGCCGTCCTCACGCTCGGCGCGACGGTCGTCGCGGGATCGGCGACCGATTTTGGCGAGGCCGTGCCGCGTTACCAGGCGCGGATCGACGTGCTCGCCGCCGACCTCACGTCCTGGCTCGCCACGCACAGGATCCACGTCCGCACGAGCGCGATCGGCCAGATGATCTCGCCCGGGACGATGCTCTCGTTTGGCGCCGGCATGGTCCGCGACCTCGCGGGCCTCGTCTCGAACGTCTTCATCGTCCTCATCATCCTCGGCTTCATGCTCTTCGAGTCGCGCGCGTTCTCGCGCAAGCTCCGCGCCCTCGCGGGCGCGCGCGGCGGCTACGTGGGGCTCTTCCCGGGGATCGTCGACGATGTGCAGAACTACCTGTTCATCAAGACGATCATCAGCATCGCGGTTGGCCTGCTCGCGGGGCTCATCGTCTACGTGCTCGGCGTGGATTTCGCGCTGCTCTGGGGCCTCGTCGCGTTCCTCCTGAATTACATCCCCAACGTGGGCGCGATCATCGCCTCGGTGCCGCCGGTCTTCTTCGCGTTGCTCTCGCACGGCCCCGGGCGGGCTTTGGCCGTGTCGGCCGGTTTCCTCGTCGTGCACATGGTGCTCGGCAACATCCTCGAGCCGGCGTGGATGGGCCGGCGGCTCGGTTTGTCGGCGACCGTGGTGTTTCTCTCCCTCCTGTTCTGGGGGTATGTCTGGGGGCCCGCGGGCATGTTCCTGTCCGTGCCCCTCACGATGGTGGCGCGTATCCTGCTCGAGGGGAGCGAGAAGACGCGCTGGATGGCCATGATGCTCGATTCGAGCGCGCCGCCCGATCCCCAGCCCGAGCCGAAGGCCGCGGGCGGCGACGTCGTCGTGGAGGAGCCGAAGGACACATGA
- a CDS encoding SDR family oxidoreductase: MRVLIPGIGGVLGQRVARRLLEQGHEVIGIDRRPWLDAPPGIELYNVDIRKRAAEDVFRKRRPQAVIHMATVTHLVEKTAERYRINLGGTRAVFEHCRDWGVEHAIFVGRHTYYGAAADSPLYHKEEDPPMAVTTFPELADLVAADLYACTALWRVPNLVTTVLRMVYTLGPTGHGTLATFLRGRHVPMVLGFDPLFHFMHEDDVTTAICLALEKRVQGVYNVAGPQPVPLSVVVRGTARSPIPLPEIAFRAALGRFGLPRLPPGALAHIKYPVVVDSEAFRAATGFVHQVDEVRAMEEYRNAFPVRG; encoded by the coding sequence ATGAGGGTTCTCATTCCCGGGATCGGGGGCGTGCTCGGTCAGCGCGTCGCGCGCCGCCTGCTCGAGCAGGGGCACGAGGTCATCGGTATCGATCGCCGGCCGTGGCTCGACGCGCCGCCCGGGATCGAGCTCTACAACGTCGACATCCGCAAGCGCGCGGCCGAGGACGTCTTCCGCAAGCGGCGGCCCCAGGCGGTCATTCACATGGCCACCGTGACCCACCTCGTCGAGAAGACCGCCGAGCGCTACCGCATCAACCTCGGCGGCACGCGCGCCGTGTTCGAGCATTGCCGCGACTGGGGCGTCGAGCACGCGATCTTCGTCGGTCGACACACCTATTACGGCGCGGCCGCCGATTCACCGCTCTATCACAAGGAAGAGGATCCGCCGATGGCGGTCACCACCTTCCCCGAGCTCGCCGACCTCGTCGCGGCGGATCTTTATGCGTGCACGGCGCTCTGGCGCGTCCCCAACCTGGTCACGACGGTCCTGCGGATGGTGTACACCCTCGGGCCCACGGGGCACGGCACGCTCGCGACGTTCCTGCGCGGGCGGCACGTGCCGATGGTCCTCGGCTTCGATCCGCTCTTCCATTTCATGCACGAGGACGACGTCACGACGGCGATCTGCCTCGCGCTCGAGAAGCGGGTCCAGGGCGTGTACAACGTCGCGGGGCCGCAGCCGGTGCCGCTCTCCGTCGTGGTCCGCGGGACCGCGAGGTCGCCGATCCCGCTGCCCGAGATCGCCTTCCGCGCCGCGCTCGGCCGCTTTGGTTTACCCCGGCTCCCCCCCGGAGCGCTCGCGCACATAAAATATCCCGTCGTGGTCGACAGCGAGGCGTTCCGCGCGGCCACGGGGTTCGTCCACCAGGTGGACGAGGTCCGGGCGATGGAAGAATATCGCAATGCGTTCCCCGTGCGGGGATGA
- a CDS encoding FAD-binding oxidoreductase, translating to MSDRERSFWAWGWADAFPDESARQALAMQVGALLGRSFSPRPLPSLESVRLAAPRVLPPEALAPFSSAEAEDRILHTYGKSYRDVVRAYRGDFSVAPDWVCYPRSEEDIERLLAHCAAEGVAVIPFGGGTSVVGGVEAAVGDGPRGVVSLDLRRLDRVLEVEPVSRSARIQAGATGPVLEEQLAPHGLTLRHFPQSFEFSTLGGWIATRAGGHFATLYTHIDDLVSSVRMITPAGVWASRRLPASGAGPSPDRLALGSEGILGVITEAWVRLQARPRYRASASVTFAHFKDGVRACRMLAQSGLYPSNCRLLDKTDALLGGVFVDGEAVLLLAFESADHPLGPSMDRALALTAEAGGVCPEGPVLREDRGDGAGAQATYKKSFFRAPYLQSALVSLGVLADTFETACTWDRFEELDGAVHDAVLSAMQRALGGGVLARRFTHVYPDGPAPYYTFLAPAREGHELEAWAAIKDAASRAILASGGTITHHHAVGRVHRPYWQSERPEPFAAALRAAKRAVDPAGIMNPGALFEPDER from the coding sequence ATGAGCGATCGCGAGCGGAGCTTCTGGGCGTGGGGATGGGCGGACGCTTTTCCGGATGAATCGGCGCGCCAGGCGCTCGCGATGCAGGTCGGCGCGCTGCTCGGCCGGTCGTTCTCCCCGAGGCCCTTGCCGAGCCTGGAATCCGTGCGCCTCGCGGCCCCGCGCGTCTTACCGCCCGAAGCGCTCGCGCCTTTCTCCTCGGCCGAGGCCGAGGACAGGATCCTGCACACGTACGGCAAGAGTTATCGCGACGTCGTGCGGGCCTACCGAGGGGATTTCTCCGTCGCCCCCGATTGGGTGTGTTATCCCCGGTCCGAGGAGGACATCGAGCGCCTGCTCGCCCATTGCGCGGCCGAGGGCGTCGCGGTGATCCCGTTCGGCGGCGGCACGAGCGTGGTCGGCGGCGTCGAGGCGGCGGTGGGGGACGGGCCGCGTGGGGTCGTCTCGCTCGACCTGCGGCGGCTCGATCGGGTGCTCGAGGTCGAGCCCGTCTCTCGATCCGCCCGGATCCAGGCCGGCGCGACGGGCCCCGTCCTCGAGGAGCAGCTCGCGCCGCACGGGCTCACGTTGCGCCATTTCCCGCAGAGCTTCGAGTTCTCGACCCTCGGCGGCTGGATCGCGACGCGCGCGGGGGGCCATTTCGCGACGCTTTATACCCACATCGACGATCTCGTCTCCTCGGTCCGGATGATCACGCCCGCCGGGGTATGGGCGAGCCGCAGGCTGCCTGCGTCGGGCGCGGGGCCGAGCCCGGACAGGCTGGCGCTCGGCTCCGAGGGCATCCTCGGCGTCATCACGGAGGCCTGGGTGCGGCTGCAAGCCCGGCCGCGGTACCGGGCCTCGGCGAGCGTGACGTTCGCGCATTTCAAGGACGGCGTCCGGGCCTGCCGCATGCTCGCGCAGTCGGGCCTGTACCCCTCGAACTGTCGATTGCTCGACAAGACCGACGCGCTGCTCGGCGGCGTGTTCGTCGACGGAGAGGCGGTGCTCCTCCTGGCGTTCGAATCGGCGGATCACCCGCTCGGCCCCTCGATGGACCGGGCCCTCGCCCTCACGGCCGAGGCGGGCGGGGTTTGCCCGGAGGGTCCGGTGCTCCGCGAGGATCGCGGGGACGGGGCCGGGGCGCAGGCGACGTACAAGAAATCGTTTTTTCGGGCGCCGTACCTGCAGAGCGCGCTCGTCTCCCTCGGCGTCCTCGCGGACACGTTCGAGACGGCGTGCACCTGGGACAGGTTCGAGGAGCTCGACGGCGCCGTGCACGACGCCGTGCTCTCGGCCATGCAGCGCGCTCTGGGCGGCGGCGTGCTCGCGCGGCGCTTCACCCACGTGTACCCGGACGGACCCGCGCCGTATTACACGTTCCTCGCGCCCGCGCGGGAGGGCCACGAGCTCGAGGCATGGGCGGCCATCAAGGACGCGGCGAGCCGCGCGATCCTCGCGTCGGGCGGCACGATCACGCACCACCACGCCGTCGGCCGCGTGCACCGCCCCTATTGGCAAAGCGAGCGGCCCGAGCCATTCGCGGCCGCGCTGCGCGCCGCCAAGCGCGCCGTCGACCCCGCCGGGATCATGAACCCCGGCGCCCTGTTCGAGCCCGACGAACGCTGA
- a CDS encoding DoxX family protein: MVTTALSHERPMEPASTKKPWAGRILGGLAVAFLLFDAAIKLMAPPEVLSAHETLGYSPGLARPLGTLLLVCVVTHIIPRTSFLGAVLLTGYLGGAVATHVRVDNPLFSHVLFPVYVAAFIWGGLYLRDARLRELLSPRR; encoded by the coding sequence ATGGTCACGACAGCCCTTTCCCACGAGCGCCCGATGGAGCCCGCGTCGACGAAGAAGCCCTGGGCCGGACGTATCCTCGGCGGCCTCGCCGTCGCGTTTTTGCTCTTCGACGCCGCGATCAAGCTGATGGCGCCGCCGGAGGTGCTCTCGGCGCACGAGACGCTCGGATACTCGCCGGGTTTGGCCCGTCCCCTCGGGACCTTGCTGCTCGTGTGCGTCGTGACCCACATCATCCCGCGCACCTCGTTCCTCGGCGCGGTCTTGTTGACGGGCTATCTCGGCGGCGCCGTGGCGACCCACGTGCGTGTCGACAATCCGCTGTTCAGCCACGTCCTCTTCCCGGTCTACGTCGCGGCATTCATCTGGGGAGGGCTCTACCTCCGGGACGCGCGCCTACGCGAGCTCCTCTCGCCGCGCAGGTAA
- a CDS encoding MopE-related protein, translated as MGEWWFRGWAATIATTVLAGAAGCAQGTTPPVGFEQASGGGGGAGGGGGSGGEGGGGEGGGMSPACGIPEVCNGVDDDCDGLVDEDIASLGGPCDTKLFGVCGVGVSGCDGGQVFCVPTNQPTPEVCDGLDNNCDGVIDEDDPGGGAACDSGLFGPCAAGTAVCMSGALTCSPAVLPVGELCDDGVDNNCDGDVDEGCSAAPPVCAHDPCVAGGPLDPLCDPCVNAVCVIDKTCCKASWDVFCVGTAQVHCACP; from the coding sequence ATGGGCGAGTGGTGGTTCCGGGGATGGGCGGCGACGATTGCGACGACGGTTCTCGCGGGGGCCGCGGGATGCGCGCAAGGAACGACCCCTCCGGTCGGATTCGAACAAGCAAGCGGCGGCGGCGGCGGAGCCGGAGGCGGCGGCGGCAGCGGCGGCGAAGGCGGCGGCGGCGAAGGCGGCGGCATGAGCCCTGCGTGTGGCATCCCCGAGGTCTGCAATGGCGTCGACGACGATTGCGACGGCCTCGTCGACGAGGACATCGCGAGCCTCGGCGGTCCGTGTGACACGAAGCTCTTCGGCGTCTGCGGCGTGGGCGTGTCGGGCTGCGACGGCGGGCAGGTCTTCTGCGTCCCCACGAATCAGCCCACGCCCGAGGTCTGCGACGGCCTCGACAACAACTGCGACGGCGTGATCGACGAGGACGACCCGGGCGGCGGCGCCGCGTGTGACTCCGGCCTGTTCGGCCCGTGCGCAGCCGGCACCGCCGTGTGTATGTCGGGCGCGCTGACGTGTTCGCCCGCCGTCTTGCCGGTGGGCGAGCTCTGCGACGATGGCGTCGACAACAACTGCGACGGCGACGTGGACGAGGGCTGCAGCGCGGCTCCGCCTGTCTGCGCGCACGACCCGTGCGTGGCCGGCGGGCCACTCGATCCACTCTGCGACCCTTGCGTGAACGCGGTCTGCGTGATCGACAAGACGTGCTGCAAGGCGTCGTGGGACGTCTTCTGCGTCGGCACGGCGCAGGTGCATTGCGCTTGCCCTTGA
- a CDS encoding 3-oxoacyl-ACP synthase III family protein — MSTSAGMRSLAITFPGGLKTNDYWRRHHPQMFGGAVEKRNVWAAPEAPRDEPDAFGAEMAKFLDDPFRGARERRVLLPKENALLLETRVATMALEAAKVARAEVDLILSCSLFPDVMGIGHATFLAGELGLTHSAAWNLETACSGAFAVFETACALVRAGQYRNVLGVVSCTYSRTIEEHDTMSWFSGDGAGAFVVSDVPAGEGLVASAMLHSAETCNAFVIDVTDDRARGKQVVRFRAEKSASKILRQVSEPYLRKTADLALRKAGLGISDINWLVVNTPTAWYAPFCARVLGFDPARTIDTFSRYANCGPALMPVNLYTAAAELPIRRGDLVLVHTVGSSSSSGSAIVRWGDVALGPPPAPPVEVL, encoded by the coding sequence ATGAGTACCTCCGCAGGGATGCGATCCCTCGCCATCACGTTCCCCGGTGGCCTGAAGACCAACGATTACTGGCGCCGCCATCACCCGCAGATGTTCGGCGGGGCGGTGGAGAAGCGGAACGTGTGGGCCGCCCCCGAGGCGCCGCGCGACGAGCCGGACGCGTTCGGCGCCGAAATGGCGAAGTTCCTCGACGACCCCTTCCGCGGGGCCCGGGAGCGGCGGGTGCTCTTGCCGAAAGAGAATGCGCTCTTGCTCGAGACGCGCGTCGCGACCATGGCCCTCGAGGCCGCGAAGGTCGCGCGCGCGGAGGTGGACCTCATCCTCTCCTGCTCGCTCTTCCCCGACGTGATGGGGATCGGCCACGCCACGTTCCTCGCCGGCGAGCTCGGGCTCACCCATTCCGCCGCGTGGAACCTGGAGACCGCGTGCTCGGGCGCCTTCGCCGTCTTCGAGACGGCCTGCGCCCTGGTGCGCGCGGGGCAATACCGGAACGTGCTCGGCGTCGTGTCGTGCACCTATTCGCGGACCATCGAGGAGCACGACACGATGTCGTGGTTCTCCGGCGACGGGGCCGGCGCATTCGTCGTCTCGGATGTGCCGGCGGGGGAAGGGCTCGTCGCCTCGGCGATGCTGCACAGCGCCGAGACGTGTAACGCCTTCGTGATCGACGTGACGGACGATCGGGCGCGCGGCAAGCAGGTGGTCCGGTTCCGCGCGGAGAAGAGCGCGAGCAAGATCCTGCGCCAGGTCTCCGAGCCATATCTCCGAAAAACCGCCGACCTCGCCCTCCGGAAGGCGGGGCTCGGGATATCGGACATCAACTGGCTCGTCGTGAATACCCCGACCGCGTGGTATGCGCCGTTCTGCGCACGCGTCCTCGGCTTCGATCCGGCGCGCACCATCGACACGTTCTCGCGTTATGCGAACTGCGGCCCCGCGCTGATGCCCGTGAACCTGTACACGGCCGCCGCCGAGCTGCCGATCCGCCGCGGCGATCTCGTCCTCGTCCACACCGTGGGCAGCTCGTCGAGCTCGGGTTCGGCCATCGTCCGCTGGGGCGACGTGGCGCTTGGCCCTCCGCCTGCGCCGCCCGTCGAGGTTTTGTGA
- a CDS encoding NAD-dependent deacylase, which translates to MSIEQAGKLLADARSALFITGAGISAASGIPTYRGVGGLYGDRVTEEGMRIEEALSGPMFRRSPEITWKYIHQIEQACRGASPNAAHATLARMEARLGRSWVLTQNVDGFHRAAGSRNVIDIHGDIHRLLCVGCSFTETVKDYAHLAPCPSCPSCGGVLRPDVVLFGEMLPRAKLERLHRELERGFDVVVSVGTSSLFPYIAEPVLQAAARGVPTIEVNPEPTVVSHAVGLRLPMGAVEALEGIWRVLER; encoded by the coding sequence ATGAGCATCGAGCAGGCCGGGAAGCTCCTCGCGGACGCGCGGTCGGCCCTCTTCATCACGGGCGCGGGCATCTCGGCGGCGTCGGGGATCCCGACCTATCGCGGCGTGGGCGGGCTCTACGGGGATCGGGTGACCGAGGAGGGCATGCGCATCGAGGAGGCGCTCTCCGGGCCCATGTTCAGGCGCTCGCCCGAGATCACGTGGAAGTACATCCACCAGATCGAGCAGGCCTGCCGCGGCGCCTCGCCGAACGCGGCGCACGCCACGCTCGCGCGGATGGAGGCGCGGCTCGGGCGGAGCTGGGTGCTCACGCAGAACGTCGACGGCTTCCACCGGGCCGCGGGCTCGCGCAATGTGATCGACATCCACGGCGACATCCACCGGCTGCTCTGCGTGGGCTGCAGCTTCACCGAGACCGTGAAGGATTACGCGCACCTCGCGCCTTGCCCGTCCTGCCCCTCGTGCGGCGGGGTGCTCCGGCCGGACGTGGTGCTCTTCGGCGAGATGTTGCCGCGGGCGAAGCTCGAGCGGCTCCACCGCGAGCTCGAGCGAGGTTTTGATGTCGTCGTCTCGGTCGGCACGTCGAGCCTGTTCCCGTACATCGCCGAGCCCGTGCTCCAGGCGGCGGCGCGTGGGGTGCCGACGATCGAGGTGAACCCGGAGCCGACGGTGGTGTCACACGCGGTCGGGCTGCGGCTGCCGATGGGGGCGGTGGAGGCGCTGGAGGGGATCTGGCGGGTGCTGGAGCGGTAG
- a CDS encoding thiamine pyrophosphate-dependent enzyme, producing the protein MSEALAAFLASLGVEVAYGLGGGSIVPFCHALARSRVRVLHCRHESGAAFAALEESLAKDRTTVVFTTAGPGITNAITGLAAARVEGARVILVSGGTSPSQRERGASQETTAKTIPAGLLSDGPLFHYATTVEHPSQLPVVLRRLTVGARAAEGFVAHIHLPLSVQSATFEAQAFAEGVTLPGPAPSAEAIEAVANILTGETCAIWVGFGARTAVPLVRALAERRSMLVMCSPRAKGIFPEDHPLFAGTTGVGGHARAASSLKAARIERTLVLGSRLWECTSFWRPDLVPPGGFVHVDVNPAVFGAAYPGARTVGVQAEIGAFLSALLPRLPVWHGKRPALPPLPRPAPLEPLGEGAVRPRFLFEAIQRVVVESSDAAVLTEAGSAFVWGNNVLRFQEPGRYRSGLHFGSMGHATTGVVGAARARGKAAVAVVGDGSMLMLGEVSTAVRYGIPAVWVVLNDRRYGIVEHGMRASGYDPVETTLPDTDFVRIAQGLGALGEKVEREEELEAALRAALAAGGPFVLDVRVDPEERPPITSRVQSLEAQAAKESVSS; encoded by the coding sequence GTGTCCGAGGCCCTGGCCGCGTTCCTCGCGAGCCTCGGCGTGGAGGTCGCGTACGGGCTCGGCGGCGGCTCCATCGTCCCGTTCTGCCACGCCCTCGCGCGGAGCCGGGTGCGCGTCCTGCATTGCCGCCACGAGTCGGGCGCGGCGTTCGCGGCGCTCGAGGAGAGCCTGGCCAAGGATCGGACGACGGTCGTCTTCACGACGGCCGGCCCGGGGATCACGAATGCGATCACGGGGCTCGCCGCGGCCCGCGTCGAGGGCGCCAGGGTGATCCTCGTCTCCGGCGGCACCTCTCCCTCCCAGCGAGAGCGCGGGGCCTCCCAGGAGACGACCGCGAAGACGATCCCCGCGGGCCTCCTCTCGGATGGCCCGCTCTTCCACTATGCGACGACGGTGGAGCACCCCTCGCAGCTCCCCGTCGTGCTGCGGCGCCTGACCGTCGGGGCGCGCGCGGCGGAGGGGTTCGTCGCGCACATACATTTGCCGCTCAGCGTGCAGTCGGCGACGTTCGAAGCGCAGGCGTTCGCCGAGGGCGTGACGCTGCCGGGCCCGGCGCCGTCGGCCGAGGCGATCGAGGCCGTGGCGAACATCCTCACCGGGGAGACGTGCGCGATCTGGGTGGGGTTCGGCGCGAGGACGGCCGTCCCGCTGGTCCGCGCGCTCGCCGAGCGGCGGTCGATGCTCGTGATGTGCTCGCCGCGCGCGAAGGGCATTTTCCCCGAGGATCACCCGCTCTTCGCGGGGACCACGGGCGTCGGAGGGCACGCGCGCGCCGCGTCGAGCCTGAAGGCGGCGCGGATCGAGCGCACGCTCGTCCTCGGCTCGCGGCTCTGGGAATGCACGTCGTTCTGGAGGCCGGATCTCGTGCCTCCGGGCGGGTTCGTCCACGTGGACGTCAATCCCGCGGTCTTCGGCGCGGCGTATCCCGGGGCGCGGACGGTCGGCGTGCAGGCCGAGATTGGCGCGTTCCTCTCGGCCCTGCTCCCGCGGCTGCCGGTATGGCACGGCAAAAGGCCGGCCCTGCCTCCGCTGCCGAGGCCGGCGCCGCTCGAGCCCCTCGGGGAGGGCGCGGTCCGGCCGCGGTTCCTCTTCGAGGCGATCCAGCGCGTCGTGGTCGAGTCGTCCGACGCGGCCGTGCTCACGGAGGCCGGCAGCGCATTCGTGTGGGGGAACAACGTGCTCCGGTTCCAGGAGCCGGGGCGATATCGATCGGGGTTGCATTTCGGATCGATGGGTCACGCGACGACGGGCGTCGTCGGTGCGGCGCGCGCGCGCGGAAAGGCCGCGGTGGCGGTCGTGGGCGACGGCTCGATGCTCATGCTCGGCGAGGTGAGCACGGCGGTGCGGTATGGCATCCCGGCGGTCTGGGTGGTGTTGAACGATCGTCGATACGGGATCGTCGAGCATGGAATGCGCGCGTCCGGCTACGATCCGGTGGAGACCACGCTGCCCGACACCGATTTCGTGCGTATCGCGCAGGGGCTCGGGGCGCTCGGCGAGAAGGTCGAGCGGGAGGAGGAGCTCGAGGCGGCGCTCCGCGCGGCGCTCGCCGCGGGAGGGCCCTTCGTGCTGGATGTCCGGGTGGATCCGGAGGAACGACCGCCCATCACGAGCCGCGTTCAAAGCCTGGAGGCGCAAGCCGCCAAGGAGAGTGTTTCCTCATGA
- a CDS encoding lysophospholipid acyltransferase family protein produces MSLLIDPEIAARVDRLEIPFNRYGVDPYGASKEHLARLFTAFRFFYRHYFTVGVEGMQHVPARGRAMLVGNHSGGIALDGAMVITSCFFELEPPRLAQGMAEKFMAKTPFMGLFATRSGQLTGLVETAEHLLHDERLLMIFPEGARGTAKLYPERNTLVHFGSGFMRLAMKTRTPIVPFGFVGGGEAIPTIANSYALGKLLGAPYVPITPWGVALPAPVRLELTYSEPMRFEGTGTEEDEVIEANVERVKQRIAGLIEHGRERRRKALAWSRGAEDEALREGEDVGTKKEEQR; encoded by the coding sequence GTGTCCCTGCTCATCGATCCGGAGATCGCTGCCCGCGTCGACCGCCTCGAGATCCCCTTCAACCGCTACGGCGTCGATCCGTACGGCGCCTCGAAGGAGCACCTCGCCCGCCTGTTCACGGCCTTCCGGTTCTTCTACCGCCATTACTTCACCGTCGGCGTCGAGGGCATGCAGCACGTCCCCGCGCGCGGCCGCGCCATGCTCGTCGGCAACCACTCGGGCGGCATCGCGCTCGACGGCGCCATGGTCATCACGTCCTGCTTCTTCGAGCTCGAGCCCCCGCGGCTCGCCCAGGGCATGGCCGAGAAGTTCATGGCGAAGACACCCTTCATGGGGCTCTTCGCCACGCGCAGCGGGCAGCTCACCGGCCTCGTCGAGACGGCCGAGCACCTGCTGCACGACGAGCGCCTCCTCATGATTTTCCCCGAGGGCGCCCGCGGCACGGCGAAGCTTTATCCCGAGCGCAACACGCTCGTCCATTTCGGATCGGGCTTCATGCGCCTCGCCATGAAGACACGGACGCCCATCGTCCCGTTCGGGTTCGTCGGCGGCGGGGAGGCCATCCCCACGATCGCGAATTCGTATGCCCTGGGCAAGCTCCTCGGCGCGCCCTACGTCCCGATCACGCCCTGGGGCGTCGCGCTCCCCGCGCCGGTGCGGCTCGAGCTCACCTACTCCGAGCCCATGAGGTTCGAAGGGACGGGCACCGAGGAGGACGAGGTCATCGAGGCGAACGTGGAGCGGGTGAAGCAGCGGATCGCCGGGCTCATCGAGCACGGCCGGGAGAGGCGGCGCAAGGCGCTCGCGTGGTCGCGCGGCGCGGAGGACGAAGCTCTGCGCGAGGGAGAGGACGTGGGGACGAAAAAGGAGGAGCAGCGATGA